A segment of the Calditrichota bacterium genome:
CATCTTTAATGATTTTGTAAGCGTCCTTCTCCGTAGTTGTGATGTCAGAAGTGGAGCGACGATGCGTGTAAGCCATAGTCCGCAATCTGCTCGAAAGAGAAGTCGGCGGATTTTCGTTGCGGCGGCTGATGGTTCTGTCGCCGACGAATTTGATCAGCAAAGAATCGACTGAGGCTTCCAGAGCCCTGGCGTCTGCCATGTGTTCTGAATCCGGAACTGGGGAATTGTGAATTGCCTGTTTGATGTACTCGATTCTTTCTGCCAATTCCTGCGTTGCGTTAATTGTCCCCTGAACGATGCGATAAAGTTCCGCCGCTTTGCTCTGGAACGTCACCAGTTCCATGCGATCTTTGGCCGGGAGAGTCGTGTTGTCCAGCGCCACGGTTTTAAATTCCTGTGGCGGCACCAGTTCTTTCAATTTACCATTAACGCTGAGCGACATGGAAACTTTGTAGTCGCCGGGCGCTGCCAGAAGGCCACTCCGCCCGGTAGAGAGCGGATTGTATTTGTTGCTGCGCAGTGAGATCGGACTCGGATCCTGATAACGAAAATCCCAAACAATCCGATGAATTCCGCTCTTCGCTGAAGTTGGAATTTTGCGGACAATATTTCCTTCGCTGTCGAAGATAGTGAATAAAAGATAAGGTTTTTCTTCATTATCTTCTGCGCGCAACTGATCCCAGGAAGGGTAAGGAATAAATTTTTTCTCTTTGAAAAGTTTGCGTTCTTTTTCTTTGCGTTTCTGTTTCAAAGTTTTCGGCGCCTTTTGCAAGTAGTAAGTGAAAACTGCACCTACCGGCGGATTAGGCGCGGCAAAATAGGTCGAGCCCTGATTTGTTTTTCCGCGAGTGGGCACAAACATCAACGCGTCTTTTATTGGAAAGATATCTGCCTCTTTATCAATAATTTTTTTTGACAACAAGCGCAACGGAGAATAATCATCAAGAATATAAAATCCTCTGCCAAAAGTTGCCAGCACGAGATCATTTTCCCGTTTTTGAACGGCAATATCTCTCACGGCGATCGTCGGCAGACCTGATTTCAACTGCGTCCAATTTTTGCCGCCGTCAATCGAGAAAAAGAAACCGAACTCAGTGCCGACGAATAAAAGATTCGCATCGACAAAATCCTGTTGGATGGTATGCACGGTTCCGTTTTTCGGGAGATTTGAGGCGACGGACTTCCAGGTTTTGCCTTTGTCCGTGCTTTTCAAGATATAGGGTTTGAAATCATCCCGTTTGCGGTTGTCAAAAGACGCGTAAACAACATTCGCGTCAAAATTTGACGGCAGAATATCGCTGACGTAAGTTGTCTCTGGCACGCCGGGAAATTTTTCAATTTTCCGCCAGGTCTTTCCAGCGTCTTCGGTGACCTGAATCAATCCGTCGTCTGTTCCGGCGTAAAGCAAATCTTCCTGCAGCGGAGATTCCGCCAGCGAAACAATTGTGCCGTACAGCGAGGTCGAGGCATTTTTAGCCACAGCGTCCACGCTCCAGTATCTGCCCATTAGCGGTAGTTTATTGCGGTCGATCTGGCGCGTCAGGTCGTCGCTGATTACCTGCCAGGTATTGCCGCGATCTTCGCTGCGAAAAACTTTGTTGGCTGCGCAGTAAATTCGCGTGGAAGAATGCGGACTGACAAAGAGCGGTGTGTTCCAGTTCCAGCGGTAAGTGTACTCGCCCTTTCGCGGCTGGGGTCTGATACTGATGGATTCGCCGCTGCGTTTGTCGTAGCGAACCATGCCGCCGTATTGTGACTCTGCATAGACGATATTCGGATCTTCCGGATCGCAGGCAGACCAGAAGCCGTCGCCGCCATTGGTGACAAACCAGTCATCGTTCACGATGCCGAAGGAGGATGTCGTTCGCGAGGGACCTCCCATGCTATTGTTGTCCTGAGTGCCACCGTAAACGTAGTAAAACGGTTTTTCGTTATCCACTGCCACGCGGTAAAATTGCGTGACCGGCAAATTTGATTTGAAGACCCAATTTTTTCCGGCGTCAAATGTTTCGTAAATTCCGCCGTCGCCGCCGATAAGCAAGTGTCGCGTATCTTCCGGCGCAATCCAAAGCGCGTGGTCATCCACGTGGCGGAAACGATTCCCGATTGCGGTCCACGTTTTGCCGCCGTCCAGCGTGTACTGGGCAATTGTTTCCATGGAATAAACTTTATTCGCATCGACCGGATCGCAGAAAATTTCATTGTAATATTGCGGGCTGTTAGCGACGTGACCGCTCATTTTCTGCCAGGAAGCCCCGCGATCCGTAGAGCGAAAAAATCCGCCGCTGCTGCCCTCGGCTTCGATAATGGCGTAAACGTAATCGGGATTCACCGGAGAAACAGCCAACCCAATTGCCCCGACATGTCCGCCGGGAAGGCCAGATTTGAGTTTGACCCACGTTTTTCCGCCGTCAGTGGTTTTGTAAATACGGCTTTCGGGCCCGCCGTCGATTTTTGTGAATACATGGCGTCTTCTTTGGTGCGATGCCGCATAAATCACGTCGGGGTTTCTCGGATCCATAGCGAGGTCGGAAACGCCAGTATTTTCGCTAATTGTGAGAATCGCTTTCCACGTTTTACCGCCGTTTTCTGATTTGTACAATCCTCTTTCTCCGCCGGGTCCCCAGACCGAGCCTTCGGCAGCCACGTAAACGACGTCGGAATTTCTCGGGTCGATGAGAATCTTGCCGATCTGGCGCGAGGTTTTCAGCCCCATATTTTTCCAGGACTTCCCGCCGTCTTCAGTCTTGTAAACGCCATCGCCGTAACCCAGCGCTCTCTGGCTGTTATTTTCGCCGGTTCCCGCCCAGATCACATTGGGATTATTGGGATCAATTGTCAGGCAGCCAATAGAGTAAGCGCCGTACTTGTCAAACACCGACTTGAAAGTTGTGCCGTTATTTTCGGTTTTCCAGATGTTACCGGAAGCTACTGCCACGTACCATTCGCTGTGATTTTTCGGATTTACGGCGAAATCAGCGATACGTCCTGAAGTAAATGCCGGCCCGATGCTGCGGAATTTCAAACCGGAAACGATTTTTGAAGAGATCAGATTTTGGGAAGATTTTTTTGCTGCTAAAGGACTAAACAACAGCAAGAAAGTCAAAAACGAGATTAGAAATTTTTTCATAACAAGCCTCCGATTTTGGGTATGCAAAAAAAAGAATTAGACTTTTTGAAAAATCATCTCTTGCAAAGTGAGTATACAGGAAGGTCAATAAATTGAGCCAAAGAATTGGACAAATATTCCCGGGCATTGAGAAATGAAAATAATGAGAGAGAATTGGGCGGGTTAATGATCTTGGCATGAAATTTTGATTGGATAAAAAGTTTCATTTTCTTCTTTAAATGGAAATTAACAATCTATTTGCAAAAAATCAATAGAAATCTCAAAATCGGAAAATTTTCTTTTTGAACGGATGTAACCTCTTTGACATCAAAATATCGCTTTCCGCTGCCAAAATATGTGCCCAATCATCAAAAAAGACTTGAATTTAACGATATTATTTCTTATTATTTCGTTAGGAATGTTGCAAGAAATAATTGTCTGGGAGGTCGTATGAAACACATGGGGCGTTTTTTAATTTTAGCAGTGATTATTACCCTTGTTTTTGGATGTGGAAGGAATCCCATGGAGAAAAAATTTGACGAGTTTTTGGAAAAGCATCTCAAGGTCATTCAGCCTCTCACCACTGAGATGAATACGGTTTACTGGAACGCCGCGGTTTCCGGGAAAAAAGAAGATTACGACCGGTACGCGAAATTGGAATTGATTTACCGGAAAATTTACGCCGATTCTGCGGAATTTGCTCTGGTCAAACAGTTGAAAGAGTCGGACGAAATTAAAAATGAACTGAAAAAGCGCCAGTTGGAAGTGCTTTACAATGCTTATCTGGGGAATCAAGTTGATCCGGATTTGCTGGAAAAGATGGTCAAAAAAAGCAGCGAGGTGGAGAACAAGTTTAGCGTTTTTCGCGCGACGTTGAACGGAAAAAAGGTAACCGATAATGAAATCATAAAAATTTTGAAAAAAGAAACCGACTCCCGTAAGCGACGCGAAGCCTGGATGGCGAGTAAACAGGTCGGTCAGCAGGTAGCGGACGACTTGATTCAACTGGTCAAACTAAGAAACGCTGCCGCGCACCAGTTAGGTTTTGACAATTATTACGTGATGTCGCTGACTTTGGGCGAGCAAAATTTAGACGATCTCACCAAAATTTTCGATGAACTGGACGAATTGACGCGCGAGCCGTTCAAAAAGATGAAAGCCGAACTGGATAGTATTTTAGCGGAATACTACGGCATCGGCGCCGAGGGACTAATGCCCTGGCATTATCACGATCCGTTTTTTCAGGAAGGGCCGTTGGTTTACCAGGTTGATTTGGACAAATATTACGCGGATCAGGATGTGAAAAAGCTGGCGCGGGATTTTTACTATTCCATCAATCTGGAAGTAGACGCTATTCTGAAACGCAGCGATTTGTACGAAAAAGAAGGCAAAAATCCCCATGCGTTTTGCACCGACATCGACCGCAGCGGCGACATCCGCGTGCTCGCGAATTTGCAAAATAACGAGCAGTGGATGGAAACAATTCTGCACGAGTTGGGGCACGCGGTGTACGACAAATACATTGATCGGGATTTGCCATTTCTGCTGCGCGAGCCGGCGCACAGTTTCACGACTGAAGCCATCGCCATGATGTTCGGCAGATTGTCGCGCAATGCTTACTGGCTGCAAAAAATGATTAATTTGTCAGATGAAGAACGCAACCAAATCGCCGCGGTGGTGGACAAAAGTCTGGCGCTGAAGCAACTCATTTTCGCCCGCTGGTGTCAGGTGATGTTTCGTTTCGAGCGTGCGCTGTACGAGAATCCGGATCAGGATTTGAATACACTTTGGTGGGATCTGGTGGAAAAATATCAAATGATCAAACGTCCGCCTCATCGCAATGCCCCGGATTGGGCGGCGAAAATTCATTTCACCATTGCGCCGGTTTATTATCACAATTACATGCTCGGCGAACTTCTGGCTTCCCAATTACATCATTACATCGCTACGCAAATTGTGGAAGCAAAATCCGCCAAGACCATCGCCTACGTCGGCGAAAAGGAGATCGGAAAGTATCTCAAAGAAAACGTGTTCAAACCGGGCGACCGTTACGTCTGGAATGAAATGATCAAGCGCGCGACCGGCGAATATTTGACGCCGAAATATTTTGTCGAGCAATTTGTCAGTGCCAAATGATGGCATTGCTTTGCCGGAAGATTCGGCCGGTGCATTTTTAACCCAAAAGATGGAGGAATTTTTATCGAAGGAAAAAGTCATTGCAGACCCGGGAAATTTTTACCATTGCAACACACCGCTCCTGCTCACATGCACAAGGTATCTCAATTAATCGATTTCAATCAATGTGAAGGAGTGTAGTATGATTTGTACGATGGACAGCTCTTTTAAACGCGCGATTTTTATCGCCATCGTCATCGCCGTCAATGTGATTTTTCTTTTTACGGCGTTCCTGTATCGGCCTGAGTTTCATCAACAGGCTATGGTAATTTTTCTGATCGTTATACAGTTGTTCATTTTCATCACTTATTTTGCCTATCGCAAAATGACGGCATCCAGGGTTTATCAGATTAAAAAGCTCAAAAACCCGCGACTTCAGGAAAATACGTTTGAATTTTCCACAATTATGCAGAAAGAGTTCGAATACATTCGCGAGACGGCAAGGCAAGCCATGGATGATAGGCATTCGATGATCAATTTCTTTTTGCTCATCACAGGGGCGGTAGTTTCTTTCATCGGCGCCCGCGTTTTGGACATGGACCTGACAGAACTTGCCGGCATCAAAGGCTCTTTTTTAATCGGATTGGCGATATTTTTGAACATCATCGGCTGGCTGTATTTTATGCACATGATTCGTCTGCGTCAGGCGTGGTGGGGCAGCGCCGAAGCCATGAATCAGATAAAAGAATTTTATATCGTTAATGGCCGTGTTCCCGATGATATTGCGCGCTCGGCTTTTCTCTGGAAAAAACAGAGTATTCCCGCGCCCGGCAAAAAGAGCAACGTTTTCTATTATTCGACGATGCTGATCAGTTTCATTGCCTCTGCGACGTTCTTTTTTGCCAGTTGGCTCGTGGGCTACATGAATGACATCACGCAGGTGACCGTCTTCACTGCGTTGCTGGCAATTTACCATCTTGTTTTTCAAATGTCGTGTTACTCACTGTTTTTGGACTATAAAGCGATTCGGTAGATGAAAGTGATTGTGAAAAATAAGGAACGGCTGCTGGACGATTTTGTGCGGGTAGACCGTTCCGTTATTCAACATGAAAAGTTTGATGGTTCGTTAACAAAGGAACTGATTCGGCTGAATGTGGACAGAGGCGACTCGGTGGCAGCTATTGTTGTGAATTCGGCGAAGCGAACATTTCTGTTTGTGAAGCAATTTCGTTACCCGGTTTACACCAAAGAACCGCAAGGGGCATGGATTTTAGAAATTGTCGCCGGAAAAGTGGAAAGTCGCCAGACGCCGGAACAGACGATTGTACGGGAAATTCAGGAAGAATTAGGATATTCCGTGCAAAATTTGCAGCCAATTTTTCATTTTTATCCTTCCCCGGGTGCGAGCAATGAAATTATTTATCTTTTTTACGGGGAAATTTCCCCGGAGCAACAAACCTCTGCAGGAGGCGGTGTGATTGCCGAAGGCGAAGATATTCGCGTTGTTGAAATGCCATTTGAGCGGGCATTTAAAATGATGCAAAATGGCAAAATCAACGATGCGAAAACATTGATCGCCTTGCAATGGTTCAAACTTAATCAGTAATTTGAAGTTGACATAAACGCCCCCTTTTTTCGATTAAAGAAAATTCGGGGCGTTTTTTTGTGGTTTCGAGTTACGAGTTTTGAGTTTTTATTTGATGTGAAAAGGCATATTTTTAAATTTATTATTGACAGAAAGTTCGGGCTGAAGAACGTGAATCACAACTACGAGATTGCATTTCAGGGAGAGCACTACGCTTTTAGTGAAATTGCGGCGAAGAAGTTTTTAGAGGGAGACACAATTTGTCACCCGAAGCCGACGTTTGAAGATGTTTTTGAAGCTGTGAAAAAAGGCGAACCGGAATTGGGAATTATCCCCATTGAAAATACAACTTCCGGCAGCATTCACCGCAATTATGATTTGTTGGTGGAAGACGGCATTCAAATTGTCGGCGAAGTGAATCTGCGCATTTCATTGCACTTGATTGCGCCGAGGGACGTGGAATTCAATCAATTGCAAAAAATTTATTCCCATCCGGCAGCTCTGGATCAGTGTCGGAATTTCATTCGGGGAAATCCGCAAATCGAATTTATTCCCTCGTACGACACGGCAGGCAGCGTCAAATTAATTGCGGAAAGAAATCTGAAAAACACCGGAGCCATTGCCAGCAAATTCGCAGCGCAAGACTATCGGATGCGCATTTTGAAAGAAGAAATTGGAGATTTTCAGGAAAATTACACCCGATTTTTAATTATTTCGGCAAAAGAAATTCATTTCGGCGAGCCGAACAAAACTTCGATCGTTTTTTCCACGCGCCATATTCCTGGCGCGCTTTTCAAAAGCATCAGCGTCTTTTTCCTGCGCGACATTAATTTGCTGAAAATTGAATCCCGGCCTTTGCGCGGCAAGCCGTGGCAATATCTTTTTTATCTCGATTTTTCAGGAAATTTGACTGATAAAAATTGTCAAAATGCCATTGAGCATTTGAAGGAGATCGCCGAGTTTATTAAAATTTTAGGTTCTTACCCGGCGGCAAAATAAAGACGGAGGAAGCAAATGAATAAAATTGTCGATTTGCGCAGCGATACGGTGACCAAGCCATCCGAGGAAATGCGCCGGGCAATGGCAGCGGCGAAAGTGGGAGACGATGTTTTTGGCGACGACCCCACGATGAATTTGCTGCAGGAGCGCGTGGCTGACATGCTCGACAAAGAGGCGGCGCTGTTTGTGCCTTCCGGGACTATGGGAAATTTGCTGGCGATTATGACGCACCCGCAGCCCGGAGACGAAATTATTGTTGAACGCGAATCTCACACATTCAACTACGAAGTCGGCGGCGCTGCAGCGCTGGCAGGCGTGCAAATTAATCCGCTGCCCGGGACGCGCGGCATTCTTGAGCCGCTGCAAATTGAGAACGCGATCCGTCAGCCAAATGTGCACATTCCACAGACGAGACTGCTCATTTTAGAAAATACGCACAACCGCGGCAGCGGCGCCATCTATCCGCTGGAAAAGATCAAAGAGATTTCCAAAATTGCCAAAAAGCACAACATTCGCATGCATCTGGACGGCGCGCGATTATTCAACGCGTGCGTGGCAACTGGTCTGGAACCAAAAAATTATGCTCAATATTTTGATTCAGTGATGTTTTGTTTTTCCAAAGGATTGGGCGCGCCGATCGGCTCCATACTTGTCGGCGAAAAATCTTTCATCGAAAAAGCGCATCGAAACAGAAAAATGCTGGGCGGCGGCATGCGTCAGGTGGGAATTCTGGCAGCGGCGGCACTGTATGCCCTGGATCACAATGTGGAGCGTCTGGCAGAAGACCACGCGAATGCCAAAAAATTGGCCGGTGAAATTGCTAAAATTTCAAATTTCGACGTCAATCCCGAACACGTGGAAACAAATATCGTCGTGTTCGACGTGGTTAACGCGGGTTTGACTGCGGAAGAAGTTGTGGCAAAAATGACGGGGAAAGGGATTTTGTTAGTCCCG
Coding sequences within it:
- a CDS encoding glycosyl hydrolase, which produces MKKFLISFLTFLLLFSPLAAKKSSQNLISSKIVSGLKFRSIGPAFTSGRIADFAVNPKNHSEWYVAVASGNIWKTENNGTTFKSVFDKYGAYSIGCLTIDPNNPNVIWAGTGENNSQRALGYGDGVYKTEDGGKSWKNMGLKTSRQIGKILIDPRNSDVVYVAAEGSVWGPGGERGLYKSENGGKTWKAILTISENTGVSDLAMDPRNPDVIYAASHQRRRHVFTKIDGGPESRIYKTTDGGKTWVKLKSGLPGGHVGAIGLAVSPVNPDYVYAIIEAEGSSGGFFRSTDRGASWQKMSGHVANSPQYYNEIFCDPVDANKVYSMETIAQYTLDGGKTWTAIGNRFRHVDDHALWIAPEDTRHLLIGGDGGIYETFDAGKNWVFKSNLPVTQFYRVAVDNEKPFYYVYGGTQDNNSMGGPSRTTSSFGIVNDDWFVTNGGDGFWSACDPEDPNIVYAESQYGGMVRYDKRSGESISIRPQPRKGEYTYRWNWNTPLFVSPHSSTRIYCAANKVFRSEDRGNTWQVISDDLTRQIDRNKLPLMGRYWSVDAVAKNASTSLYGTIVSLAESPLQEDLLYAGTDDGLIQVTEDAGKTWRKIEKFPGVPETTYVSDILPSNFDANVVYASFDNRKRDDFKPYILKSTDKGKTWKSVASNLPKNGTVHTIQQDFVDANLLFVGTEFGFFFSIDGGKNWTQLKSGLPTIAVRDIAVQKRENDLVLATFGRGFYILDDYSPLRLLSKKIIDKEADIFPIKDALMFVPTRGKTNQGSTYFAAPNPPVGAVFTYYLQKAPKTLKQKRKEKERKLFKEKKFIPYPSWDQLRAEDNEEKPYLLFTIFDSEGNIVRKIPTSAKSGIHRIVWDFRYQDPSPISLRSNKYNPLSTGRSGLLAAPGDYKVSMSLSVNGKLKELVPPQEFKTVALDNTTLPAKDRMELVTFQSKAAELYRIVQGTINATQELAERIEYIKQAIHNSPVPDSEHMADARALEASVDSLLIKFVGDRTISRRNENPPTSLSSRLRTMAYTHRRSTSDITTTEKDAYKIIKDEFVPLYQKVKEIHDVRLPELEKKLEAIKAPWTPGRLPVWEEK
- a CDS encoding M2 family metallopeptidase, with translation MEKKFDEFLEKHLKVIQPLTTEMNTVYWNAAVSGKKEDYDRYAKLELIYRKIYADSAEFALVKQLKESDEIKNELKKRQLEVLYNAYLGNQVDPDLLEKMVKKSSEVENKFSVFRATLNGKKVTDNEIIKILKKETDSRKRREAWMASKQVGQQVADDLIQLVKLRNAAAHQLGFDNYYVMSLTLGEQNLDDLTKIFDELDELTREPFKKMKAELDSILAEYYGIGAEGLMPWHYHDPFFQEGPLVYQVDLDKYYADQDVKKLARDFYYSINLEVDAILKRSDLYEKEGKNPHAFCTDIDRSGDIRVLANLQNNEQWMETILHELGHAVYDKYIDRDLPFLLREPAHSFTTEAIAMMFGRLSRNAYWLQKMINLSDEERNQIAAVVDKSLALKQLIFARWCQVMFRFERALYENPDQDLNTLWWDLVEKYQMIKRPPHRNAPDWAAKIHFTIAPVYYHNYMLGELLASQLHHYIATQIVEAKSAKTIAYVGEKEIGKYLKENVFKPGDRYVWNEMIKRATGEYLTPKYFVEQFVSAK
- a CDS encoding NUDIX hydrolase — encoded protein: MKVIVKNKERLLDDFVRVDRSVIQHEKFDGSLTKELIRLNVDRGDSVAAIVVNSAKRTFLFVKQFRYPVYTKEPQGAWILEIVAGKVESRQTPEQTIVREIQEELGYSVQNLQPIFHFYPSPGASNEIIYLFYGEISPEQQTSAGGGVIAEGEDIRVVEMPFERAFKMMQNGKINDAKTLIALQWFKLNQ
- the pheA gene encoding prephenate dehydratase — translated: MNHNYEIAFQGEHYAFSEIAAKKFLEGDTICHPKPTFEDVFEAVKKGEPELGIIPIENTTSGSIHRNYDLLVEDGIQIVGEVNLRISLHLIAPRDVEFNQLQKIYSHPAALDQCRNFIRGNPQIEFIPSYDTAGSVKLIAERNLKNTGAIASKFAAQDYRMRILKEEIGDFQENYTRFLIISAKEIHFGEPNKTSIVFSTRHIPGALFKSISVFFLRDINLLKIESRPLRGKPWQYLFYLDFSGNLTDKNCQNAIEHLKEIAEFIKILGSYPAAK
- the ltaE gene encoding low-specificity L-threonine aldolase, which codes for MVDLRSDTVTKPSEEMRRAMAAAKVGDDVFGDDPTMNLLQERVADMLDKEAALFVPSGTMGNLLAIMTHPQPGDEIIVERESHTFNYEVGGAAALAGVQINPLPGTRGILEPLQIENAIRQPNVHIPQTRLLILENTHNRGSGAIYPLEKIKEISKIAKKHNIRMHLDGARLFNACVATGLEPKNYAQYFDSVMFCFSKGLGAPIGSILVGEKSFIEKAHRNRKMLGGGMRQVGILAAAALYALDHNVERLAEDHANAKKLAGEIAKISNFDVNPEHVETNIVVFDVVNAGLTAEEVVAKMTGKGILLVPFGKTLVRAVTSLAVDSDDIQRALDVLHELFD